In Flavobacteriales bacterium, one genomic interval encodes:
- a CDS encoding T9SS type A sorting domain-containing protein produces MMFWNTGSSWRVAGEEKKYVGLKFKIGDDFHYGWLRVRLSGAGTNTHQIKAKILSYGYEDVPETMLHAGNLVGIEDFETKESNVYSFGNKVYVNNVKKGSSINIYNLSGKALLNTTASNSNEVIELPKHSGVVLIEINSSTHKVFID; encoded by the coding sequence ATGATGTTCTGGAACACCGGATCATCTTGGCGAGTTGCTGGTGAAGAAAAAAAGTATGTCGGGTTAAAATTCAAGATTGGTGATGACTTTCATTATGGCTGGTTGCGTGTTAGATTAAGTGGTGCAGGAACAAACACCCATCAGATAAAAGCAAAAATTCTTTCATACGGCTACGAAGATGTTCCTGAAACAATGCTGCACGCAGGGAATCTAGTAGGAATCGAAGATTTCGAAACCAAAGAATCAAACGTGTACAGTTTTGGAAACAAGGTTTACGTTAACAACGTTAAAAAAGGATCTTCGATAAATATCTATAATTTATCTGGAAAGGCACTGCTTAACACCACAGCTTCAAATAGCAATGAGGTAATTGAACTACCTAAACACAGCGGAGTGGTTCTTATAGAAATTAATAGTTCTACTCACAAGGTATTTATCGACTAG
- a CDS encoding DEAD/DEAH box helicase — MPFKSLGLTAYLIDAITELGYDKPYPIQEKAIPVILKRKDVLGIAKTGSGKTAAYVLPILNNLKGKTKTKNRHINVLVLVPTRELAIQVEEVFRTIGKSLPFDFKSFAVYGGASINPQMKSLQNVNVVVATPGRLLELHESKALHFTDLSTLVLDEADKMLNLGFKEEMNKIFALLPKKRQNLLFSATLSPDVQQINKDQLNDSVVVKIESKTEDLSLIDQVGYFVKPEKKGPLLRHLIESNDWKQVLVFTSSVYQADAVAHKLRKNNINAEAIHSKKSQGKRKEALADFKSGNLRVLVSTDLLSRGIDIAFLPHVVNYELPRSPKDFIHRIGRTGRAENPGDAITFVAEEDKHHFKVIQKKMKRWVTMIDSEKIDFNIT, encoded by the coding sequence ATGCCTTTTAAATCCCTCGGACTTACAGCCTACCTTATTGATGCAATCACAGAACTTGGTTACGATAAGCCCTATCCTATTCAAGAAAAAGCAATTCCAGTAATCCTAAAACGGAAAGATGTATTAGGAATAGCAAAGACAGGATCTGGAAAAACGGCAGCTTACGTTCTCCCTATTCTGAACAATCTTAAAGGGAAAACCAAAACCAAAAACCGACACATCAATGTCCTTGTTTTAGTTCCTACAAGAGAGCTAGCTATTCAAGTAGAAGAAGTATTTCGCACTATTGGGAAGTCACTACCGTTTGATTTTAAATCATTCGCTGTTTATGGTGGAGCATCTATTAACCCTCAAATGAAATCGCTTCAAAATGTTAATGTGGTAGTAGCTACCCCGGGAAGACTATTAGAATTACATGAATCAAAAGCTTTACATTTTACAGACCTAAGTACTCTGGTTTTAGATGAAGCAGACAAAATGCTAAATCTAGGTTTCAAAGAGGAAATGAATAAGATATTTGCTCTACTTCCAAAAAAAAGACAAAACCTCCTATTCTCAGCTACTCTAAGTCCAGATGTGCAGCAAATTAACAAAGACCAATTAAACGATTCTGTAGTTGTTAAAATCGAATCCAAAACGGAAGATTTAAGTCTAATCGACCAAGTTGGATACTTTGTGAAACCCGAAAAAAAAGGGCCGCTTCTCAGACATCTCATTGAATCAAATGACTGGAAACAAGTGCTTGTTTTTACATCTTCGGTTTACCAAGCAGATGCTGTAGCGCACAAGTTACGTAAGAACAATATTAATGCAGAAGCAATTCACAGTAAGAAAAGTCAAGGTAAACGAAAGGAAGCTTTAGCTGATTTTAAATCTGGAAATCTAAGAGTATTAGTTTCTACTGATCTTTTATCTAGAGGTATTGACATTGCTTTTTTACCTCATGTGGTTAATTACGAATTACCACGTTCTCCTAAAGATTTTATTCATAGAATAGGCCGAACAGGAAGAGCAGAAAATCCAGGCGATGCAATTACATTTGTAGCGGAAGAAGACAAGCATCACTTTAAGGTAATCCAGAAGAAAATGAAACGATGGGTTACAATGATTGATTCAGAAAAAATAGATTTCAATATAACGTAA